The genomic region ACCTCCTGTATCAATGTCCTGAATGTTATACTGTGTTTCCGTTTTATAGCGAAATATACGTTCATACGCAAAAAATCTACGTACATCTTGAGCGATGAACACAAATCTCCGCCTGCGGTCAACAGTCATTTTCGGCAGAATGTCGCCTGAAACCACGGGGATTTCAGACGCCGAACAAATTTCATACTAATACAGACAGCCCACAATTTCAAGTCCGGTTGCGGTTTAAGACGTAAAATGTAACTGCCAGAGCGAGCACGAGAACCCCACCTTTTACAATATCATGCGTGAAATACTGTACGTTCATCATTGTCAAACCGTTCACGAGTACACCAATTAGAACCGAACCGATGAAGGTTCCGATGACATTAGGTTTACCCGCGCCAAACACAGAGAAACCGACAAATACAGCGGCTACAGATTCCATTAACAACGGTGATCCCGCATCGATTTGACCAGAACCTACTTTGGAAGCATAGATGATACCCCCGATTGCTGCAAACACTCCAGCGGCTACATAGGCGAGTGTACGCACCTTTTTCACCTTGATTCCGGACAGACGTGCGGCTTCTTCATTACCGCCCGTAATGTACATCTGGCGCCCGTATTTCGTATACGTCAAAAAGATATGCACACCTATTACTGCAATAAGTAGCAGAATAACTGATATCGGCATACCCAGCCATTTACCCTGCCCTATAAGCAGGAATGTCGGGTCCATCTCTCCCGCAGCTTTGCTTCCATCAGGGAACTGCATATGATTGTAAATGGTATATCCCTGCGCATACGTTTTGTGAATGCCGCCGATGATGTACATCGTGGCAAGCGTTGCCAGCAGATCCGGAATACGCAATTTTACGATCAGTAAAGCATTCAGTAAACCAATAACAGCCCCGATAATCAGTGGCACGATAATGACAATCGCTAGTGGCTGCTGATACCAAATCATTAACGAAGCAGTAACAACGGTGGTCAATGAGACCGTCGCTCCCACTGAGAGATCGAATCCATCAACAATGAGAGATAACGTAACACCAATCGCTACAAAGGTAACGATAGAGATCGAGCCCAAAATATCGGTCAAGTTACTGTACGTAAAGAAA from Paenibacillus sp. FSL R5-0341 harbors:
- a CDS encoding ABC transporter permease translates to MKDKSLDFAFRYGAIIVIIGVIAFFGIKLPYFFTYSNLTDILGSISIVTFVAIGVTLSLIVDGFDLSVGATVSLTTVVTASLMIWYQQPLAIVIIVPLIIGAVIGLLNALLIVKLRIPDLLATLATMYIIGGIHKTYAQGYTIYNHMQFPDGSKAAGEMDPTFLLIGQGKWLGMPISVILLLIAVIGVHIFLTYTKYGRQMYITGGNEEAARLSGIKVKKVRTLAYVAAGVFAAIGGIIYASKVGSGQIDAGSPLLMESVAAVFVGFSVFGAGKPNVIGTFIGSVLIGVLVNGLTMMNVQYFTHDIVKGGVLVLALAVTFYVLNRNRT